A single window of Usitatibacter rugosus DNA harbors:
- a CDS encoding hybrid sensor histidine kinase/response regulator — protein sequence MKTKSIRNDCESQMNVLLSALLALKKGDATFQLPSNWEGTAGKVADVYREIQDYHLQVTDEFISLRRKVGKEGKLRYRGSIGDLRGFWKYKIENVNALIDDLVLPTTETSRVIGAVAQGDLSQTMATEFEGQPLQGEFLRQAKTINKMVDQLSSFASEVTRVAREVGTEGKLGGQAKVKGVAGTWKDLTDSVNSMAGNLTGQVRNIAEVTTAVATGDLSKKITVDVKGEFLELKNTINTMVDQLRSFGSEVTRVAREVGTDGKLGGQARVEGVSGTWKDLTDSVNFMAGNLTSQVRNIADVTTAVARGDLSKKITVDARGEILEVKQTVNTMVDQLSSFASEVTRVAREVGTEGKLGGQARVEGVSGTWKDLTDSVNFMAANLTSQVRNIADVTTAVARGDLSKKITVDVKGEILEVKNTVNIMVDQLSSFASEVTRVAREVGTEGKLGGQAQVRGVSGTWKDLTDNVNSMASNLTSQVRNIAEVTTAVARGDLSKKITVDVKGEILEVKNTVNTMVDQLSSFAAEVTRVAREVGTEGKLGGQARVKGVAGTWKDLTDNVNSMASNLTGQVRNIAEVTTAVARGDLSKKVTVDVKGEIAELKNTVNTMVDQLSTFAAEVTRMAREVGTEGKLGGQAWVKGVAGTWKDLTDSVNSMAGNLTAQVRNVAEVTTAVARGDLSKKITVDVKGEFLELKGTINTMVDQLRSFGSEVTRVAREVGTEGQLGGQARVEGVSGTWKDLTDNVNFMAGNLTSQVRGIAKVVTAVANGDLSQKLTVEAKGEIAALASTINSMTDTLDTFADQVTSVAREVGVEGKLGGQARVPGASGTWKDLTENVNQLAANLTNQVRAIAQVATAVTQGDLTRSITVEAQGEVAALKDTINEMIRNLKDTTQKNTEQDWLKTNLAKFSRMLQGQKNLNTVGALILSELAPVAQAQVARFYVLDTAFESAQLRLLASYGAEGQKAHGRRLSLGEGLVGQTAIEKRKILITNVPEGYLDVSTGVGSAPPRTILVLPVVFEGQLKGVLELGSFEGFSDTHQAFLEQLMESVGIVINTIEANTRTEDLLTQSQSLAQELQSRQEELQNTNQELQEKARLLAHQNQEVERKNAEVEQARQDLEEKAHQLALTSKYKSEFLANMSHELRTPLNSLLILSDQLQANSQGNLSPKQVEFAKTIHSSGNDLLTLINDILDLSKIESGTVAVDVGELRLDEMRRYVERTFRHVAEAKKLDFFIRSEVDLPPTMATDTKRLQQIIKNLLSNAFKFTHRGQVVLSIDAARSGWDPQNEELNRAPAVLAFTVRDTGIGIPPDKQQIIFEAFQQADGSTSRKYGGTGLGLAISRELSRLLGGEIRLWSAPGEGSAFTLYLPERYALPRLPRKTGADAASVANAAIRAARTALGPMPRPIDPIEEASTPPPLDHELPDDREAVTPGDSVLLIVENDLAFASVLMEAARERGFKAIVTTLGASALALAREFHPSAITLDIFLPDIQGWRVLDRLKGDIDTRHIPVCVISTEDSREQAMQSGALHFVAKPLQSKEGVDRLLDAIKAYASRGVKNLLVVQPDGDKLNDVVGYLERAADVKVTGASDAGAALKALRAGDVDCLVLDPEVPGLNAEALMEEARSRSPDQPMPIIVHSEEGRNVSDEAVWQQLSRNGPVSFVHTLDRLLDQTTVYLHRDASRLPEEQRGTLEEIYRSNRWLAGRKVLVVDDDMRNIFALSTVLEDYDMKILTADNGRDAIEIVKAEPDVDVVLMDIMMPEMDGLETMREIRKLANCKDLPIVAVTAKAMKGDRQRCLEAGAWDYLSKPVETQQLLATLRAWLKP from the coding sequence TTGAAGACCAAGTCCATTCGCAACGACTGCGAATCGCAAATGAACGTGCTGCTGTCGGCGCTTCTTGCCCTCAAGAAGGGCGACGCCACGTTCCAGCTGCCCTCCAACTGGGAAGGGACGGCCGGCAAGGTAGCCGACGTCTACCGCGAGATCCAGGACTACCACCTCCAGGTCACCGACGAATTCATCTCGCTGCGCCGCAAGGTCGGCAAGGAAGGCAAGCTTCGCTACCGCGGCAGCATCGGCGACCTCCGCGGCTTCTGGAAGTACAAGATCGAGAACGTCAACGCGCTCATCGACGACCTCGTGCTCCCGACCACGGAGACCTCGCGCGTGATCGGCGCCGTGGCCCAGGGCGACCTCTCGCAGACCATGGCCACGGAGTTCGAGGGCCAGCCGCTGCAGGGCGAATTCCTGCGGCAGGCCAAGACGATCAACAAGATGGTGGACCAGCTCTCGTCCTTCGCGTCGGAAGTGACGCGCGTGGCGCGCGAGGTGGGCACGGAAGGCAAGTTGGGCGGCCAGGCGAAGGTGAAGGGCGTCGCGGGCACGTGGAAGGACTTGACCGACTCCGTGAACTCGATGGCCGGCAACCTGACGGGCCAGGTGCGAAACATCGCCGAGGTGACGACGGCCGTGGCCACGGGCGACCTCTCGAAGAAGATCACGGTCGACGTGAAGGGCGAGTTCCTCGAGCTCAAGAACACGATCAACACCATGGTGGACCAGCTCCGCTCCTTCGGCTCCGAAGTGACGCGCGTGGCGCGCGAGGTGGGCACCGACGGCAAGCTGGGCGGCCAGGCGCGAGTCGAAGGCGTGTCCGGCACGTGGAAGGACTTGACCGACTCCGTGAACTTCATGGCCGGCAACCTCACGTCGCAGGTACGCAACATCGCCGACGTGACCACGGCCGTGGCGCGGGGCGACCTCTCGAAGAAGATCACCGTGGATGCGCGCGGCGAGATCCTCGAGGTGAAGCAGACAGTGAACACGATGGTGGACCAGCTCTCGTCCTTCGCGTCGGAAGTGACGCGGGTGGCGCGCGAGGTGGGTACCGAAGGAAAGCTCGGCGGCCAGGCGCGAGTCGAAGGCGTGTCCGGCACGTGGAAGGACTTGACCGACTCCGTGAACTTCATGGCGGCGAACCTCACGTCCCAGGTGCGCAACATCGCCGACGTGACGACGGCCGTGGCGAGGGGTGACCTCTCGAAGAAGATCACGGTGGACGTGAAGGGCGAGATCCTCGAGGTGAAGAACACCGTGAACATCATGGTGGACCAGCTCTCGTCGTTCGCCTCGGAAGTGACGCGCGTGGCGCGCGAGGTCGGCACGGAAGGAAAGCTGGGTGGCCAGGCGCAGGTGCGCGGCGTGTCCGGCACGTGGAAGGACTTGACCGACAACGTGAACTCGATGGCCTCGAACCTCACCTCGCAGGTGCGCAACATCGCCGAGGTGACGACCGCCGTGGCGAGGGGCGACCTCTCGAAGAAGATCACGGTGGACGTGAAGGGCGAGATCCTCGAGGTGAAGAACACCGTGAACACGATGGTGGACCAGCTCTCGTCCTTCGCCGCGGAGGTGACGCGGGTGGCCCGCGAGGTGGGCACGGAAGGAAAGCTCGGCGGCCAGGCGCGCGTGAAGGGTGTGGCCGGCACGTGGAAGGACTTGACCGACAACGTGAACTCGATGGCCTCGAACCTGACGGGCCAGGTGCGAAACATCGCCGAGGTGACCACGGCCGTGGCGCGCGGCGACCTTTCGAAGAAGGTGACGGTCGACGTGAAGGGCGAGATCGCCGAGCTGAAGAACACCGTGAACACGATGGTGGACCAGCTCTCGACCTTCGCCGCGGAAGTGACGCGGATGGCGCGCGAGGTGGGCACGGAAGGAAAGCTGGGCGGCCAGGCGTGGGTGAAGGGCGTGGCCGGCACGTGGAAGGACTTGACCGACTCCGTGAACTCGATGGCCGGCAACTTGACCGCGCAGGTGCGTAACGTCGCGGAGGTGACGACGGCCGTGGCGCGAGGCGACCTTTCGAAGAAGATCACGGTGGACGTGAAGGGCGAGTTCCTCGAGCTGAAGGGCACGATCAACACGATGGTGGACCAGCTCCGCTCCTTCGGCTCGGAGGTGACGCGCGTGGCGCGCGAAGTGGGCACGGAAGGCCAGCTGGGCGGACAGGCGCGCGTGGAAGGCGTCTCGGGCACCTGGAAGGATTTGACCGACAACGTGAACTTCATGGCCGGCAACCTCACCTCGCAGGTGCGCGGTATCGCGAAGGTGGTGACGGCGGTTGCGAACGGCGACCTCTCGCAGAAGCTCACCGTGGAGGCGAAGGGCGAGATCGCGGCTCTTGCTTCGACGATCAACAGCATGACGGACACGCTCGACACCTTCGCCGACCAGGTGACCTCGGTGGCTCGCGAGGTGGGTGTCGAGGGCAAGCTGGGCGGCCAGGCGCGCGTGCCGGGCGCTTCGGGCACGTGGAAGGACTTGACCGAGAACGTGAACCAGCTCGCGGCCAACCTCACCAACCAGGTGCGGGCGATCGCGCAGGTGGCCACGGCCGTGACGCAGGGCGACTTGACGCGCTCCATCACGGTGGAGGCGCAGGGCGAGGTGGCGGCGTTGAAGGACACCATCAACGAGATGATCCGCAACCTCAAGGACACCACGCAGAAGAACACCGAGCAGGACTGGCTCAAGACCAACCTCGCGAAGTTCTCGCGCATGCTGCAGGGCCAGAAGAACCTGAACACCGTGGGCGCGCTGATCCTCTCGGAGCTCGCGCCCGTCGCGCAGGCGCAAGTCGCCCGCTTCTACGTGCTGGATACCGCGTTCGAGAGCGCGCAGCTGCGCCTGCTCGCTTCGTACGGCGCGGAAGGACAGAAGGCCCACGGCCGTCGCCTCTCGCTCGGCGAAGGCCTCGTCGGCCAGACCGCGATCGAGAAGCGCAAGATCCTCATCACCAACGTTCCCGAGGGCTACCTCGACGTCTCCACGGGCGTGGGCTCGGCGCCGCCGCGCACCATCCTCGTGCTGCCCGTCGTGTTCGAAGGCCAGCTGAAGGGCGTGCTCGAGCTGGGCTCGTTCGAGGGCTTCTCCGATACGCACCAGGCGTTCCTCGAGCAGCTGATGGAATCGGTGGGCATCGTGATCAACACCATCGAGGCCAACACGCGGACGGAAGACCTCCTCACGCAGTCGCAGTCGCTCGCGCAGGAGCTGCAGAGCCGCCAGGAAGAGCTGCAGAACACCAACCAGGAGCTGCAGGAGAAGGCGCGGCTGCTGGCCCACCAGAACCAGGAGGTGGAGCGCAAGAACGCGGAGGTGGAGCAGGCCCGCCAGGACCTGGAGGAAAAGGCTCACCAGCTGGCACTCACCTCGAAGTACAAGTCCGAGTTCCTCGCCAACATGTCGCACGAGCTGCGCACGCCGTTGAACTCGCTGCTGATCCTCTCCGACCAGCTGCAGGCCAACTCGCAGGGCAACCTCTCGCCCAAGCAAGTGGAATTCGCGAAGACCATCCACTCTTCCGGCAACGACCTGCTGACCCTCATCAACGACATCCTCGACCTCTCGAAGATCGAGTCGGGCACGGTCGCCGTGGACGTGGGCGAGCTGCGCCTGGACGAAATGCGCCGCTACGTGGAGCGCACGTTCCGCCACGTCGCGGAGGCGAAGAAGCTCGACTTCTTCATCCGCAGCGAGGTGGACCTGCCCCCCACGATGGCCACCGACACGAAGCGCCTGCAGCAGATCATCAAGAACCTGCTGTCGAACGCGTTCAAGTTCACGCATCGCGGCCAGGTCGTGCTGTCCATCGACGCCGCGCGCTCGGGCTGGGATCCGCAGAACGAGGAGCTCAACCGGGCTCCCGCGGTGCTCGCCTTCACCGTGCGCGACACCGGCATCGGCATTCCGCCGGACAAGCAGCAGATCATCTTCGAGGCGTTCCAGCAGGCCGACGGCTCGACGTCGCGCAAGTACGGCGGCACGGGCCTCGGCCTCGCCATCAGCCGCGAGCTCTCGCGCCTGCTGGGCGGCGAGATCCGCCTCTGGAGCGCGCCGGGCGAGGGCAGTGCCTTCACGCTGTATCTCCCGGAGCGCTACGCGCTGCCGCGCCTGCCGCGCAAGACCGGCGCCGATGCCGCCTCCGTGGCGAATGCCGCGATCCGGGCCGCGCGCACGGCGCTGGGCCCCATGCCGCGGCCCATCGATCCGATCGAGGAGGCGTCCACGCCGCCGCCGCTGGACCACGAGCTGCCCGACGACCGCGAGGCCGTGACCCCCGGCGACTCGGTGCTGCTCATCGTCGAGAACGATCTCGCGTTCGCATCGGTGCTGATGGAGGCGGCGCGCGAGCGCGGCTTCAAGGCCATCGTGACGACGCTCGGTGCCTCGGCGCTGGCGCTCGCGCGCGAGTTCCATCCTTCCGCGATCACGCTCGACATCTTCCTGCCCGACATCCAGGGCTGGCGCGTGCTGGACCGCCTGAAGGGCGACATCGACACGCGCCACATCCCCGTATGCGTCATCTCCACCGAGGATTCCCGCGAGCAGGCGATGCAATCGGGCGCGCTGCACTTCGTGGCGAAGCCGCTGCAGAGCAAGGAGGGCGTGGACCGGCTCCTCGATGCGATCAAGGCGTATGCTTCCCGCGGCGTGAAGAACCTGCTCGTCGTGCAGCCCGACGGCGACAAGCTGAACGACGTGGTGGGCTATCTCGAGCGCGCGGCCGACGTGAAGGTGACGGGAGCCAGCGACGCGGGAGCCGCGCTGAAGGCGCTCCGAGCGGGCGACGTCGATTGCCTCGTGCTGGACCCGGAGGTCCCCGGATTGAATGCCGAAGCCCTGATGGAGGAAGCGCGCTCGCGGTCCCCCGACCAGCCGATGCCGATCATCGTGCACTCGGAGGAGGGCCGTAACGTCTCCGACGAAGCGGTATGGCAGCAGCTTTCGCGCAACGGCCCCGTGTCGTTCGTGCACACGCTGGACCGCCTGCTCGACCAGACGACGGTGTATCTCCATCGCGACGCGAGCCGGCTCCCCGAGGAGCAGCGCGGCACGCTGGAGGAGATCTACCGCTCCAACCGTTGGCTCGCCGGGCGCAAGGTGCTCGTGGTGGACGACGACATGCGCAACATCTTCGCGCTCTCGACGGTGCTCGAGGACTACGACATGAAGATCCTCACGGCCGACAACGGCCGCGACGCGATCGAGATCGTGAAGGCCGAGCCGGACGTCGACGTCGTGCTGATGGACATCATGATGCCGGAGATGGACGGGCTGGAGACCATGCGCGAGATCCGCAAGCTCGCCAACTGCAAGGACCTCCCGATCGTCGCGGTGACGGCGAAGGCCATGAAGGGAGACCGGCAGCGTTGCCTGGAGGCGGGCGCGTGGGATTACCTCTCGAAACCCGTCGAGACGCAGCAGCTGCTCGCGACGCTGCGCGCCTGGCTCAAGCCGTGA
- a CDS encoding response regulator — MITLPAGSDHRLAPAAILVVDDRPDKILVFRSVLEELGQEVVAASSGEDALKQVLERDFAVILLDVNMPGMDGFETATMIRKRKRSAHTPIIFMTAYSDEMHAAQAYSLGAVDFILTPFAPEVLRAKVRVFVELHQLTEHIRQQSDQRIALAREQAARTAAEDAVRRSAFLAEGGRLLTSTLDAEALARDLTGFSVPFLGLFCAIALVDEHQRVTRTELAWSDPETSTGRRALSVRRIGEPAIASAIERAVTTGRREVIEGPLSDPAGVRVERLEATGEEQIPLAFRPQSMSIHPLVGRGRTLGVLVVALAPPRERFTPTEMALGEELAGRVGIALDNARLYLQVRDNDRRKDEFLAMLAHELRSPLAPIRNAIEVLRMGGSAETRLPWARDVIDRQSRQLMRIVDDLLDVSRITSGKIQLKTEDIDLGTVLASAVETSRPLIEERRHELTVTPPARPLHVRGDFARIAQVLANLLNNAAKYTPPGGSISIIVSEDQRHAVIRVKDTGLGIPAPMLDGIFDLFTQLDTTLDRAQGGLGIGLTLVKRLVEAQGGKVEAASGGPNQGSEFTVRLPVVIPAARAQAPARDGARRVVAQRVMIVEDHPDTAATLQTLISLDGHEVELARDGFAALDLAPKFRPDVALVDIGLPGMDGFEIARRLRQLECGRRCLLVAVTGYGQERDRRLALEAGFDHHLVKPVNVQVLADVIASRQREPETQ; from the coding sequence GTGATCACCCTTCCCGCCGGCAGCGATCACCGGCTGGCTCCCGCGGCCATCCTGGTCGTCGACGACCGGCCGGACAAGATCCTCGTCTTCCGCTCCGTGCTCGAGGAACTGGGCCAGGAGGTCGTCGCCGCGAGCTCGGGCGAGGATGCGCTGAAGCAGGTGCTCGAGCGCGATTTCGCCGTGATCCTGCTCGACGTCAACATGCCGGGCATGGACGGCTTCGAGACGGCGACGATGATCCGCAAGCGCAAGCGCTCCGCGCACACGCCGATCATCTTCATGACGGCCTACTCCGACGAGATGCATGCGGCCCAGGCGTATTCGCTCGGCGCCGTCGACTTCATCCTCACGCCCTTCGCGCCCGAGGTGCTGCGCGCCAAGGTGCGCGTGTTCGTCGAGCTGCACCAGCTCACCGAGCACATCCGCCAGCAGAGCGACCAGCGCATCGCGCTCGCGCGCGAGCAGGCCGCGCGCACGGCCGCCGAGGACGCGGTGCGCCGCTCGGCGTTCCTCGCCGAGGGCGGCCGCCTCCTGACGAGCACGCTGGATGCGGAAGCACTCGCCCGCGACCTGACCGGATTCTCTGTTCCCTTCCTCGGCCTCTTCTGCGCCATCGCACTGGTGGACGAGCACCAGCGCGTCACGCGCACCGAGCTTGCGTGGAGCGATCCCGAAACGAGCACCGGACGGCGCGCGCTTTCCGTGCGGCGCATCGGCGAGCCCGCGATCGCCTCGGCCATCGAGCGCGCCGTGACCACGGGGCGCCGCGAAGTCATCGAGGGCCCGCTCTCCGACCCGGCGGGCGTGCGCGTCGAGCGCCTCGAGGCCACCGGCGAGGAGCAGATCCCGCTCGCGTTCCGCCCGCAATCGATGTCGATCCATCCGCTGGTCGGCCGCGGTCGCACGCTCGGCGTGCTGGTCGTCGCGCTGGCACCGCCGCGCGAGCGCTTCACGCCCACCGAGATGGCCCTGGGCGAGGAGCTCGCCGGCCGCGTCGGCATCGCGCTCGACAACGCCCGCCTCTACCTGCAGGTGCGCGACAACGACCGCCGCAAGGACGAGTTCCTGGCGATGCTGGCGCACGAGCTGCGCAGCCCCCTGGCGCCGATCCGCAACGCGATCGAGGTGCTGCGCATGGGCGGCTCCGCCGAGACGCGCCTGCCGTGGGCGAGGGACGTCATCGACCGGCAGTCGCGCCAGCTCATGCGGATCGTCGACGACCTGCTCGACGTCTCCCGCATCACCAGCGGCAAGATCCAGCTCAAGACCGAGGACATCGACCTGGGCACCGTGCTCGCCTCCGCGGTCGAGACCAGCCGGCCGCTGATCGAGGAGCGCCGCCACGAGCTCACGGTCACGCCGCCGGCGCGCCCGCTGCATGTGCGCGGCGATTTCGCGCGCATCGCACAGGTCCTCGCCAACCTGCTCAACAACGCGGCCAAGTACACGCCGCCCGGCGGAAGCATTTCGATCATCGTGTCCGAGGATCAACGCCACGCGGTCATCCGCGTGAAGGACACGGGCCTGGGCATTCCCGCGCCGATGCTGGACGGCATCTTCGACCTCTTCACGCAGCTGGACACCACGCTCGACCGCGCACAGGGCGGCCTGGGCATCGGCCTCACGCTCGTGAAGCGGCTGGTCGAGGCGCAGGGGGGCAAGGTGGAGGCGGCGAGCGGCGGCCCGAACCAGGGCAGCGAATTCACGGTGCGCCTGCCCGTGGTGATTCCGGCGGCGCGCGCGCAGGCGCCGGCCCGCGACGGAGCGCGGCGCGTCGTTGCGCAGCGGGTGATGATCGTCGAGGACCATCCCGATACGGCCGCCACGTTGCAGACGCTCATCTCGCTGGACGGCCATGAGGTCGAGCTCGCGCGCGACGGTTTCGCGGCGCTCGATCTCGCGCCGAAGTTCCGGCCGGATGTGGCACTCGTGGACATCGGCCTTCCCGGCATGGACGGCTTCGAGATCGCGCGGCGGCTTCGGCAGCTCGAATGCGGCCGCCGCTGCCTGCTGGTGGCCGTCACCGGCTACGGCCAGGAGCGCGACCGCCGCCTGGCCCTCGAAGCCGGCTTCGACCACCACCTCGTGAAACCCGTGAACGTGCAGGTGCTGGCCGACGTCATCGCTTCGCGCCAGCGCGAGCCGGAGACCCAATGA
- a CDS encoding sensor histidine kinase, translating to MTDMEGVYRDAVTTRLMRRMGHALEHDLKSPVQGIYWALELALKSVSAPGTDEKTRAQVEKAVTMARKELTRLERTSRAFLSDSGISEGEGETRIDLSELTRETVRHFVTDAAIRNVRLTVDVPTEPVYVFGPRAGISQAVLTCVLHSLDSVPDGGTAEVVLKANGTHAMIEIVDDAGEAAEGQDPFGLGVLGMRIARVFVEGHGGEMKSAPAPEGGRRSTCLKLPVETTAQPA from the coding sequence ATGACCGACATGGAAGGCGTCTACCGCGATGCGGTGACCACGCGCCTCATGCGCAGGATGGGGCATGCGCTCGAGCACGACCTCAAGTCGCCGGTGCAGGGCATCTACTGGGCGCTCGAGCTTGCGCTGAAGAGTGTTTCCGCGCCGGGCACGGACGAGAAGACCCGCGCGCAGGTGGAGAAGGCCGTGACCATGGCGAGGAAGGAGCTCACCCGCCTCGAGCGGACGTCGCGCGCATTCCTCAGCGATTCCGGCATTTCCGAGGGCGAAGGCGAGACCCGCATCGACCTCTCCGAGCTCACTCGCGAAACGGTGCGGCATTTCGTGACCGATGCTGCGATCCGCAACGTCCGGCTCACGGTCGACGTCCCGACGGAGCCGGTGTACGTCTTCGGGCCGCGCGCCGGCATCTCGCAGGCGGTGCTCACCTGCGTGCTGCATTCGCTGGACTCCGTGCCCGACGGCGGGACGGCGGAGGTCGTGCTCAAGGCCAACGGCACGCACGCGATGATCGAGATCGTCGACGATGCCGGGGAAGCCGCCGAAGGTCAGGATCCGTTCGGCCTGGGCGTGCTCGGCATGCGCATCGCGCGCGTCTTCGTCGAGGGCCACGGCGGCGAGATGAAGTCCGCCCCGGCGCCCGAAGGCGGGCGGCGCAGCACCTGCCTCAAGCTTCCGGTAGAGACGACGGCCCAGCCGGCCTAG
- a CDS encoding response regulator: MSSKPGSEVSFARELRDALSAIQMAMEVLRRPPDEATRDRMIELMERQLATLRALADRCDSAPAPGAAMAAEAQTLRLLVVDDNIDSAEVLGTLLEQLGHEVFVAYTGARAIEVAHERRPDVILLDLALPDVSGYDVARTLRRDSQLAGVYIIGLSGFGGDEHRKRALEAGLDDYLVKPVAIETLGKLLAARR, from the coding sequence ATGAGCTCGAAGCCCGGGTCCGAGGTGTCGTTCGCGCGCGAGCTGCGCGATGCGCTGAGCGCCATCCAGATGGCCATGGAAGTGCTGCGCCGCCCACCGGACGAAGCCACGCGCGACCGGATGATCGAGCTCATGGAGCGGCAGCTGGCCACGCTGCGCGCCCTCGCCGACCGATGCGACTCGGCGCCCGCGCCGGGCGCGGCGATGGCCGCGGAGGCGCAGACGCTCCGTCTCCTGGTGGTGGACGACAACATCGACTCGGCCGAAGTACTGGGAACGCTCCTGGAGCAGCTCGGCCACGAGGTGTTCGTCGCCTATACCGGTGCCCGCGCGATCGAGGTCGCGCACGAGCGGCGCCCCGACGTGATCCTGCTCGACTTGGCACTACCGGACGTGAGCGGCTACGACGTCGCGCGCACCCTGCGGCGGGATTCGCAGCTGGCGGGCGTCTACATCATCGGGCTCTCGGGATTCGGCGGCGACGAGCATCGCAAGCGCGCCCTCGAAGCGGGACTGGACGACTACCTCGTGAAGCCCGTGGCGATCGAAACGCTCGGGAAGCTGCTGGCCGCGCGGCGCTAG
- a CDS encoding FAD-linked oxidase C-terminal domain-containing protein, whose amino-acid sequence MMAPSPKRAAVATALAATLPRTSVLADGEDLKPYECDGLSAYRQTPLVAAIPATEAEVAATLAVARKTSTPVVARGSGTGLSGGALPLADGILLSLAKFDKVVSIDPLARTARVQPGVRNLRISESVAHLGLYYAPDPSSQIACSIGGNVAENSGGVHCLKYGLTVHNILKVRAITIDSEIIELGSEALDAPGYDLLALVTGSEGLLAITLEVTVKLLPKPETAQVVMASFASVEQAGDAVAGVIGAGIVPAGLEMMDRLATRAVEGFVKAGYDLDAAAILLAESDGTHEEVAEETARMIEVMRANGCTRVTCSSSEAERLRYWSGRKAAFPAVGRISPDYYCIDGSIPRKALGHVLNRTNEMSEKYGLRCANVFHAGDGNLHPLILYDANIEGELARTEAFAAELLELCIEVGGTITGEHGVGIEKINQMCTQFRPGELVQFHAVKAAFDPEGLLNPGKMVPTLHRCAEYGAMRVKGGQLPFPDLPRF is encoded by the coding sequence ATGATGGCACCCTCGCCCAAGCGCGCCGCGGTCGCGACAGCGCTCGCGGCAACCTTGCCCCGCACGTCGGTGCTCGCGGACGGCGAGGACCTCAAGCCCTACGAATGCGACGGGCTCTCCGCCTATCGCCAGACGCCGCTCGTGGCCGCCATTCCGGCGACCGAGGCCGAGGTCGCGGCGACGCTCGCGGTGGCTCGCAAGACGTCCACGCCGGTCGTGGCTCGCGGCTCGGGCACGGGCCTCTCGGGCGGGGCGCTGCCGCTCGCCGACGGCATCCTCCTGTCGCTCGCGAAGTTCGACAAGGTCGTGTCGATCGATCCGCTCGCGCGCACGGCGCGCGTGCAGCCGGGCGTTCGCAACCTGCGCATCTCCGAATCCGTCGCTCACCTGGGCCTCTACTACGCGCCCGACCCGTCGAGCCAGATCGCGTGCTCGATCGGCGGCAACGTGGCCGAGAACTCCGGCGGCGTGCATTGCCTCAAGTACGGCCTCACGGTCCACAACATCCTCAAGGTGCGCGCGATCACCATCGATTCGGAGATCATCGAGCTCGGCTCGGAAGCGCTCGATGCACCCGGCTACGACCTCCTCGCGCTCGTCACCGGATCCGAAGGCCTGCTCGCGATCACGCTCGAGGTGACGGTGAAGCTCCTGCCGAAACCCGAGACGGCCCAGGTCGTCATGGCCTCGTTCGCGAGCGTCGAGCAGGCGGGCGACGCGGTCGCGGGCGTGATCGGCGCGGGCATCGTGCCGGCCGGCCTCGAGATGATGGACCGGCTCGCCACCCGCGCCGTCGAGGGCTTCGTGAAGGCCGGCTACGATCTCGACGCCGCGGCGATCCTCCTCGCCGAATCCGACGGCACGCACGAGGAAGTGGCCGAAGAGACCGCACGAATGATCGAGGTGATGCGCGCCAACGGCTGCACGCGCGTGACCTGCTCGTCCTCCGAGGCCGAGCGGCTGCGCTACTGGTCGGGCCGCAAGGCCGCGTTCCCCGCGGTCGGGCGCATCTCGCCGGATTACTACTGCATCGACGGCTCGATCCCGCGCAAGGCCCTGGGCCACGTGCTCAACCGGACGAACGAGATGTCGGAGAAATACGGCCTGCGCTGCGCCAACGTCTTCCACGCCGGCGACGGCAACCTGCACCCGCTGATCCTCTACGACGCGAACATCGAAGGCGAGCTCGCGCGCACCGAGGCCTTCGCGGCGGAGCTGCTGGAGCTGTGCATCGAGGTGGGCGGCACCATCACCGGCGAGCACGGCGTGGGCATCGAGAAGATCAACCAGATGTGCACGCAGTTCCGCCCCGGCGAGCTCGTGCAGTTCCACGCGGTGAAGGCGGCGTTCGATCCCGAAGGCCTGCTCAACCCCGGCAAGATGGTTCCCACGCTCCACCGCTGCGCCGAGTACGGCGCGATGCGCGTGAAGGGCGGGCAGCTGCCGTTCCCCGACCTGCCGCGCTTCTAG